In the Pan paniscus chromosome 19, NHGRI_mPanPan1-v2.0_pri, whole genome shotgun sequence genome, TGCCATCCCTCAAGCAGATTCCCAAGATTTTAAACATGTAGAGAATTCATAAAAATTTGGGTGAGAGCATGGTGGCTGTCAGCAGCAAATTAAATTAGTTGCCCAAAAGATAAGTCAGTTGAGCAGAAATTTGTTGTGTGAGGATGGTGGTTCTCTTGGAACGTGATCAGCAGCAAGAAGGCTGGCAACAGCTGGACACACAGGTGGGCTGGAAGCAAGTGGTCCTGCAGCAGGTGGTCTCACAGCAGGCTGGGTGGCAGCAGGGCTGGCAGCAGCTGGAGCCACAGCTCTGGTTGAGGCAACCAGGCAGGCAGACAGTCGTGGGGTAGTAGCAGGTTCTTCTGCAGTACACAGGTGCACAGGAGCTGCTCTGGCCACAGCTGGTTTGGCCACAGCAGCTGGACCCACAGCAGGTGGGCTGGCAGCAGGGTGTGCTGCAGCAGGAAGGCTGGCAGCAGCTGGTCACACAGGTGGGCTGGCAGCAGGTGGTCCTACAGCAGGTGTTTTGACAGCAAGTtgggcagcagcaaggctggcaGCAGCTGG is a window encoding:
- the LOC100969370 gene encoding keratin-associated protein 9-2 — its product is MTHCCSPCCQPTCCRTTCWQPTTVTTCSSTPCCQPTCCVSSCCQPCCCPTCCQNTCCRTTCCQPTCVTSCCQPSCCSTPCCQPTCCGSSCCGQTSCGQSSSCAPVYCRRTCYYPTTVCLPGCLNQSCGSSCCQPCCHPACCETTCCRTTCFQPTCVSSCCQPSCC